One window of Papaver somniferum cultivar HN1 chromosome 9, ASM357369v1, whole genome shotgun sequence genomic DNA carries:
- the LOC113311757 gene encoding B3 domain-containing transcription factor VRN1-like — MHFFEIFHTSIITDKRLELPKEFTVKYGKKLCDNVIIKVPNGVWRIGMRKAEGLILFENGWPEFMEFYSIRVGHVILFRYDGNSKFQVHIFGMDATEIDYPSHNDSTNHDAEMTSTHSDEVEVVSIHSDTTQSDDEPSMSSESPLNPKAEPAKQEFPQKSRKQRKAIPTTFRNKALQATVEAVEGFKSENPFFKVTIHVSYIKGPLRVPNVFANSSLRNITQRGITLRISDGRTWKNWR; from the exons ATGCATTTTTTCGAGATATTCCACACTTCCATCATCACAGACAAACGATTG GAACTTCCAAAAGAATTTACGGTCAAGTACGGGAAGAAATTGTGTGACAATGTAATTATTAAGGTTCCGAATGGTGTCTGGCGTATAGGAATGAGGAAAGCTGAAGGCCTAATATTGTTTGAGAATGGTTGGCCAGAATTTATGGAATTTTATTCGATTCGTGTTGGACATGTTATACTCTTCAGATATGATGGGAATTCAAAATTTCAAGTTCATATATTTGGTATGGATGCTACTGAGATAGATTACCCATCTCATAACGACAGTACCAATCATGATGCTGAAATGACTTCAACTCATTCGGATGAAGTTGAAGTAGTTTCAATACATTCTGACACTACCCAAAGCGACGATGAACCTTCCATGTCAAGTGAATCCCCTCTTAACCCGAAAGCCGAACCCG CCAAACAAGAATTTCCCCAGAAATCACGAAAACAAAGAAAGGCAATTCCTACAACATTTCGTAACAAGGCATTGCAGGCAacagttgaagcagttgaaggattTAAGTCTGAGAATCCATTCTTCAAGGTCACTATCCATGTCTCATATATAAAAGGACCCTTG AGGGTACCTAATGTTTTTGCAAACTCATCTTTGAGAAACATAACACAGAGGGGGATCACTCTTAGGATTTCAGATGGGAGAACCT GGAAAAATTGGAGATGA